One part of the Rhodococcus oxybenzonivorans genome encodes these proteins:
- the recG gene encoding ATP-dependent DNA helicase RecG — protein sequence MATLADRLDHLLGRKTADALDTAFDIRTVEDLLRHYPHRYASQGRELAEKDPPEGEHITIIARVSSAAVVKMKNRPGSMLKVVLATDTQNVDVTFFSPQKVKHVIKPGVRAMFSGTVKYFRSKWSLTHPSYLILPEPRAGSDDPVVNVGRIRGAGDLAGIARAAQEPGAGVDMSVFDRALIPLYPATREVESWTIMKCVRQVLDQLDRIDDPLPERIRRERNLIGLDEALRLVHLPDTRDDIENAHDRLRFDEAAALQLVLARRRHDNAERVAPECPPVPGGIADEFERRLPFQLTDGQHAVAEEISADLSQPHPMSRLLQGEVGSGKTIVALRAMLQVVDAGYQCALLAPTEVLATQHARSLRALLGSLATAGELGADEKATRVALLTGSMPVAAKRAALLEVVTGDAGIVIGTHALIQDNVEFFNLGMVVVDEQHRFGVEQRDRLRSRAREGLSPHLLVMTATPIPRTIAMTVLGDLDVSTLRQLPKGRSPIKSSVVPASQKPQWVARAWERIREDVAEGRQAYVVCSRIGDGEKGDGEDAVDDKQPDTKSAVEVFEELGGTILPDLRVGLLHGRLPTDEKDAVMRDFTAGDIDVLVCTTVVEVGVDVPNATIMVILDADRFGVSQLHQLRGRVGRGAHQGLCILVTEMNPGAPAFGRLQNVASTNDGFELAQLDLATRREGDILGAAQSGTTSTLRLLSLLGHEDVIAAAAEFARSVTADDPRLENHPGLSAMVTSALDADRIEFLEKT from the coding sequence ATGGCCACACTCGCCGACAGGCTCGATCACCTGCTGGGTCGCAAGACCGCCGATGCGCTGGACACGGCGTTCGACATTCGCACCGTCGAGGACCTGTTGCGGCACTACCCGCACCGGTACGCCTCCCAGGGCCGTGAACTCGCCGAGAAGGATCCGCCGGAGGGTGAGCACATCACCATCATCGCGCGGGTGTCGTCGGCGGCAGTCGTGAAGATGAAGAACCGTCCGGGCAGCATGCTGAAGGTGGTTCTCGCGACCGATACGCAGAACGTCGACGTCACCTTCTTCAGTCCGCAGAAGGTCAAACACGTCATCAAACCCGGTGTGCGCGCGATGTTCTCCGGCACCGTGAAGTATTTCCGCAGCAAGTGGAGCCTCACTCATCCGAGTTACCTGATCCTCCCGGAGCCTCGTGCGGGCAGCGACGACCCGGTGGTGAACGTCGGGCGGATTCGCGGGGCGGGGGATCTCGCGGGTATCGCACGGGCTGCCCAGGAGCCGGGCGCGGGCGTCGACATGTCCGTGTTCGACCGCGCCCTGATCCCGCTGTATCCGGCGACGCGGGAGGTGGAGAGCTGGACGATCATGAAGTGTGTTCGGCAGGTCCTCGACCAACTCGACCGGATCGACGACCCGCTCCCCGAACGGATCCGTCGAGAGCGCAACCTCATCGGTCTGGACGAGGCGCTCCGCCTCGTCCACCTCCCCGACACTCGTGACGACATCGAGAATGCGCACGACCGGCTCCGCTTCGACGAGGCGGCGGCCCTGCAGCTGGTGCTTGCTCGACGCCGGCACGACAACGCCGAGCGGGTGGCGCCCGAGTGCCCGCCGGTACCGGGTGGAATCGCGGACGAGTTCGAGCGCAGACTTCCCTTCCAGCTGACCGACGGCCAGCACGCCGTGGCCGAGGAGATCTCCGCGGATCTGTCCCAGCCGCATCCGATGAGCAGGCTCCTGCAGGGTGAGGTGGGGTCCGGTAAGACCATCGTTGCCCTGCGGGCCATGCTGCAGGTTGTCGATGCGGGGTATCAGTGCGCCTTGCTCGCCCCCACCGAAGTGCTCGCGACGCAGCATGCGCGTTCGCTGCGGGCTCTGCTGGGGTCACTCGCGACGGCGGGCGAGCTCGGCGCGGACGAGAAGGCGACCCGCGTAGCGCTGCTGACCGGGTCGATGCCGGTCGCTGCGAAACGGGCCGCGCTCCTCGAGGTGGTGACCGGCGACGCAGGGATCGTCATCGGCACGCACGCCCTCATCCAGGACAACGTCGAGTTCTTCAACCTCGGCATGGTGGTGGTCGACGAACAGCATCGGTTCGGCGTCGAACAGCGCGACCGGCTCCGGTCGCGGGCGCGCGAAGGCCTGAGCCCGCATCTTCTGGTCATGACGGCGACGCCCATACCCCGCACAATCGCGATGACGGTGCTCGGTGACCTCGACGTATCCACCTTGCGCCAGCTTCCGAAGGGCCGTTCGCCGATCAAGAGCAGTGTGGTACCAGCGTCCCAGAAACCGCAGTGGGTCGCACGCGCGTGGGAACGGATCCGCGAGGACGTGGCCGAGGGACGGCAGGCATACGTCGTCTGCTCGCGGATCGGTGACGGTGAGAAGGGCGACGGCGAGGATGCTGTCGACGACAAGCAGCCCGACACCAAGTCGGCCGTGGAGGTCTTCGAGGAACTGGGCGGCACCATCCTGCCCGACCTCCGTGTCGGGCTGCTGCACGGCAGGCTGCCCACGGACGAGAAGGACGCCGTGATGCGGGACTTCACGGCCGGCGACATCGACGTCCTCGTCTGCACCACGGTGGTCGAGGTGGGCGTCGACGTCCCGAACGCCACGATCATGGTGATCCTGGATGCCGACCGCTTCGGGGTCAGCCAGCTCCATCAGCTCCGCGGCCGGGTCGGCCGGGGTGCCCACCAGGGTCTGTGCATTCTCGTCACGGAGATGAATCCGGGTGCGCCTGCCTTCGGGCGCCTGCAGAACGTGGCGTCCACCAACGACGGCTTCGAACTCGCGCAACTCGACCTGGCGACCCGGCGGGAGGGTGACATTCTCGGGGCAGCGCAATCGGGTACCACCTCGACGCTGCGGTTGCTCTCACTTCTCGGCCACGAGGACGTGATCGCCGCGGCTGCCGAGTTCGCCCGGTCGGTGACTGCCGACGATCCGCGCCTGGAAAACCACCCGGGCCTCTCTGCGATGGTCACTTCGGCGCTCGATGCGGACCGGATCGAGTTCCTCGAGAAAACGTGA
- a CDS encoding DAK2 domain-containing protein, producing MDGRVLTSWARTAVAGLEARCEEINSLNVFPIPDADTGTNLLFTMRAALEAIDKYAGNDGHQTDVRQVAIALARGAVAGARGNSGVILSQVLRGVAEAAVTGVVDTRTVRTGLLMATNLVTDAVSYLVEGTIVTVLRCAADAAAEFPDDAPVADTARSAADAAAAALARTPGQLDALGTAGVVDAGGLGLVVILDAFVAAVTGERPDRAPIALRVPRRQPSPDSGTESSDVELPDTSDDLAHRGHHSACESSHQDFEVMYLVADTDEARMAELRNALDELGDSTVIVGDGDGGWSVHVHCADAGAAVEAGLDAGRVHRIRVSSFLVDAREQGRLLPPVRTRPDQDDRGIVAVVAGDGAADLFSGEGATVLRCDAAPVTRAQLLGIIRQLGRREVLVLPNGALSAQELVAVSAAARDSRHEVLLLATSSMVQGLASLAVHDPEREAVDDAFAMSEAAAATRWGSLRIARERALTYVGTCEPGDGIGLMGHEVIVIEPDAVAAGKRLVDVVLGAGGELVTLLMGAEAPAGLDTELADHISQRHPGVEVMVYHGGQPGDLLQLGVE from the coding sequence ATGGACGGCCGAGTCCTGACGTCGTGGGCGAGGACGGCGGTCGCGGGACTCGAGGCACGGTGCGAGGAGATCAACAGTCTCAACGTGTTCCCGATTCCGGACGCCGACACCGGAACCAATCTGCTGTTCACCATGCGGGCTGCCCTCGAGGCAATCGACAAGTATGCCGGAAACGACGGCCACCAAACGGACGTCCGTCAAGTGGCCATCGCGCTGGCCCGCGGCGCGGTGGCGGGTGCCCGGGGCAACTCGGGGGTCATCCTTTCCCAGGTGTTGCGCGGTGTCGCCGAGGCAGCGGTCACCGGCGTCGTCGACACCAGAACTGTCCGGACCGGACTGTTGATGGCTACCAACCTGGTGACCGACGCGGTCAGCTACCTGGTCGAAGGAACGATTGTCACGGTCCTGCGCTGCGCTGCGGACGCGGCAGCGGAATTCCCGGACGATGCGCCTGTCGCCGACACAGCGCGCTCCGCGGCAGATGCCGCGGCCGCCGCACTTGCCCGCACACCCGGCCAGCTCGACGCGCTCGGGACCGCCGGTGTGGTCGACGCCGGCGGGCTGGGGCTCGTCGTCATTCTCGATGCCTTCGTCGCGGCGGTCACCGGTGAGCGGCCGGACCGTGCCCCGATCGCGCTGCGAGTGCCACGCCGCCAGCCGTCTCCGGATTCAGGCACGGAGTCGTCGGACGTCGAGTTGCCGGATACGAGCGACGACCTTGCGCATCGGGGCCACCATTCCGCTTGTGAAAGCTCGCATCAGGATTTCGAGGTCATGTATCTGGTGGCCGACACAGACGAAGCCCGGATGGCAGAACTGCGGAACGCACTCGACGAGCTGGGGGATTCCACGGTGATCGTCGGTGACGGCGACGGGGGATGGTCGGTGCACGTGCACTGTGCGGATGCCGGGGCTGCTGTGGAGGCGGGTCTCGATGCCGGACGCGTACACAGGATTCGCGTCAGCAGTTTTCTCGTCGACGCGCGCGAACAGGGCAGGCTCCTACCTCCCGTCCGCACTCGCCCCGATCAGGACGACCGGGGCATCGTCGCGGTCGTGGCGGGCGACGGCGCGGCCGACCTCTTCTCCGGGGAGGGTGCGACCGTGCTCCGATGCGACGCCGCCCCCGTCACCCGCGCGCAGTTGCTCGGCATCATCCGCCAGTTGGGACGCCGAGAGGTGCTGGTCCTTCCCAACGGGGCGCTGTCGGCCCAGGAACTCGTCGCGGTGAGTGCCGCAGCTCGCGATTCCCGGCACGAGGTGCTTCTCCTCGCAACCTCGTCCATGGTGCAGGGGCTGGCATCCCTCGCAGTGCACGATCCGGAACGCGAAGCGGTCGACGACGCTTTCGCGATGTCCGAGGCCGCGGCCGCCACCCGGTGGGGTTCGTTGCGCATCGCGCGGGAGCGGGCCCTGACCTACGTGGGCACCTGCGAACCGGGAGACGGTATCGGTCTGATGGGGCACGAGGTGATCGTGATCGAACCGGACGCGGTCGCCGCCGGAAAGCGTCTGGTCGACGTCGTCCTCGGGGCAGGCGGCGAACTGGTCACGCTCCTGATGGGCGCGGAAGCACCGGCCGGGCTCGACACGGAATTGGCCGATCACATCTCCCAGCGGCATCCCGGCGTCGAGGTGATGGTCTACCACGGCGGACAACCGGGAGATCTGTTGCAACTCGGGGTGGAATGA
- the rpmB gene encoding 50S ribosomal protein L28: MAAVCDVCAKGPGFGKSVSHSHRRTNRRWNPNIQTVRAEVAPGNTRKLNVCTSCLKAGKVARG, translated from the coding sequence ATGGCTGCCGTCTGCGACGTATGCGCCAAGGGGCCCGGCTTCGGTAAGTCGGTCTCGCACTCGCACCGGCGTACCAATCGTCGCTGGAACCCGAACATTCAGACTGTTCGTGCCGAAGTTGCCCCCGGAAACACCCGGAAGCTCAACGTCTGCACGTCCTGCCTGAAGGCTGGAAAGGTTGCTCGGGGCTGA
- a CDS encoding enoyl-CoA hydratase/isomerase family protein, with product MTSLDGLSKVQLDEGVLRITISTADNGTSLDGEGLDQGTRALEAVGDRIGSVLLVGEGPNFCAGGNVRAFAAAPVRSEYVAEIARVFHAFVRALDAVTVPVIAGVHGWAAGAGMSLVCLADVAIGGPGTKMRPAYPSIGYTPDGGMSWTLPRIVGIARAREILLTDAVLSGDEAVRLGILSRLVGDDVVQDEALRLARTLAAGPTSSYSGIKTLLSASTTRTLAEQLDAEAASIAVAADSPIGREGVDAFVEKRRADFASIKEVRA from the coding sequence GTGACTTCTCTCGATGGACTCAGCAAAGTACAGCTCGACGAGGGCGTGCTCCGCATCACGATTTCGACCGCCGACAACGGCACATCGCTGGACGGCGAAGGCCTCGATCAGGGCACACGTGCCCTCGAGGCCGTGGGCGATCGGATCGGCAGCGTTCTCCTCGTCGGCGAAGGGCCGAACTTCTGTGCCGGCGGTAATGTCCGCGCCTTCGCCGCCGCACCCGTGCGCAGCGAGTACGTCGCCGAGATCGCGCGCGTCTTCCACGCCTTCGTGCGCGCTCTCGACGCGGTGACCGTTCCGGTGATCGCCGGTGTGCATGGGTGGGCTGCGGGCGCGGGAATGAGCCTCGTCTGCCTCGCCGATGTCGCGATCGGCGGGCCCGGCACCAAGATGCGGCCGGCGTACCCCTCGATCGGTTACACACCGGACGGCGGCATGTCGTGGACTCTTCCGCGGATCGTCGGCATCGCCCGTGCTCGCGAAATCCTGCTGACCGATGCGGTTCTCAGCGGCGACGAGGCAGTGCGCCTCGGAATTCTCAGCCGCTTGGTCGGTGACGACGTGGTACAGGACGAGGCGCTTCGACTCGCGCGAACCCTGGCTGCGGGTCCGACCTCCTCGTACTCCGGGATCAAGACTCTGCTCTCCGCATCGACGACACGCACTCTGGCAGAGCAACTCGACGCGGAGGCCGCCTCGATCGCCGTCGCAGCCGACAGCCCGATCGGACGTGAAGGCGTCGATGCCTTCGTCGAGAAGAGACGCGCAGACTTCGCATCGATCAAGGAAGTGCGGGCGTAA
- a CDS encoding uracil-DNA glycosylase, protein MMAAPLSDLVEAGWAEALAPAADRITEMGAFLRAEIAEGREYLPSGDNVLRAFTHPFAEVKVLIVGQDPYPTPGHAVGLSFSVAPDVRPVPRSLGNIFAEYSKDLGFPTPSTGDLTPWSRQGVLLLNRVLTVQPGLPASHRRKGWEAVTEQAIRALVERTEPLVAILWGRDASTLKPMLADVPTIESAHPSPLSASRGFFGSRPFSRANELLDSLGAEPVNWELP, encoded by the coding sequence CTGATGGCTGCGCCGCTATCCGATCTGGTCGAGGCCGGCTGGGCCGAGGCTCTCGCTCCGGCAGCCGATCGCATCACCGAGATGGGTGCATTCCTCCGCGCGGAGATTGCCGAGGGCAGGGAGTATCTTCCGTCCGGCGACAACGTGTTGCGCGCGTTCACGCACCCCTTCGCCGAGGTGAAGGTGCTGATCGTCGGTCAGGACCCGTATCCAACTCCCGGGCACGCCGTGGGGCTCAGCTTCTCGGTGGCGCCCGACGTGCGACCCGTTCCCCGCAGTCTCGGCAACATCTTCGCCGAGTACAGCAAGGACCTCGGTTTTCCGACGCCGTCCACGGGAGATCTGACACCGTGGTCTCGTCAGGGCGTGTTGCTGTTGAACAGGGTCCTGACCGTCCAGCCCGGACTTCCTGCCTCCCATCGGCGGAAGGGTTGGGAAGCTGTCACGGAACAGGCAATTCGCGCGTTGGTGGAGCGAACCGAACCCCTCGTCGCCATTCTCTGGGGCCGGGACGCGTCCACCTTGAAGCCGATGCTTGCAGACGTGCCGACGATCGAGAGCGCTCACCCTTCACCGCTGTCCGCGTCGCGAGGATTCTTCGGTTCACGTCCGTTCAGCAGAGCGAACGAACTGCTCGACAGCCTCGGCGCCGAACCCGTGAATTGGGAACTGCCCTAG
- a CDS encoding gamma carbonic anhydrase family protein → MAIYALGEQEPDISPDAYVHPDAVVIGNVTLAAGASVWPQAVLRADYGTISIGAGTNIQDGTVIHCTPIDPTVIGSGCVVGHAAHIEGSTIGDNCLIASGSVVLNGSVIGAGSVVGAGAVIPFKFEVPPRRMALGVPAKIREGYEVPEGHVEMNVKMYSANAAYYRDALRRLD, encoded by the coding sequence ATGGCTATCTACGCACTCGGCGAGCAGGAACCGGACATTTCCCCGGACGCTTACGTCCACCCCGACGCGGTGGTGATCGGGAACGTCACGCTCGCGGCGGGCGCATCGGTGTGGCCGCAGGCCGTGCTCCGCGCCGACTACGGCACCATCTCCATCGGTGCCGGGACCAACATCCAGGACGGCACCGTCATCCATTGCACGCCGATCGACCCCACCGTCATCGGGTCCGGATGCGTCGTCGGACACGCGGCACACATCGAGGGTTCCACGATCGGGGACAATTGCCTCATCGCGTCGGGTTCGGTGGTGTTGAACGGTTCGGTGATCGGGGCCGGTTCCGTGGTCGGGGCGGGCGCTGTCATTCCGTTCAAGTTCGAGGTGCCGCCGAGACGGATGGCACTCGGCGTGCCCGCGAAAATCCGAGAAGGCTATGAGGTTCCCGAGGGGCACGTGGAAATGAACGTGAAGATGTACTCGGCCAACGCGGCGTACTACCGCGACGCCCTGCGTAGGCTCGACTGA
- a CDS encoding thiamine-phosphate kinase: MIDRAVEGRVQPPTTLLGPGDDAALVRAGDGRVVVSTDMLVQGRHFRLDWSSPREVGRKAVAQNAADVAAMGARPTAFLVSLGLPPDTPVEVADGISAGIWDSAEELGAGVVGGDLVQADSVVISVTVLGDLAGQRAVLRSGAQAGDVVAVAGTLGASACGLALFLAESTRFPGLLAAHRVPHPPYAAAWTAAEAGAHSMTDISDGLLADLGHIGAASGVGMALARDDIAVSPDLVSAAAILGTDYWEWVLTGGEDHGFAATFPSGVPLPEGWVRIGTVHDGTGITVDGRRWPGASGWQSFSV; the protein is encoded by the coding sequence GTGATCGACCGCGCCGTGGAGGGTCGCGTCCAGCCGCCCACCACACTTCTCGGCCCCGGCGACGATGCCGCGCTCGTCCGGGCGGGAGACGGCCGCGTCGTCGTGTCCACCGACATGCTGGTGCAAGGCAGGCACTTCCGGCTCGACTGGTCGTCTCCGCGTGAGGTCGGGCGCAAGGCGGTGGCCCAGAACGCGGCCGATGTCGCGGCGATGGGGGCGCGGCCCACCGCGTTTCTCGTGTCGCTCGGTCTGCCGCCGGATACCCCGGTGGAGGTGGCGGACGGTATCTCCGCGGGAATCTGGGATTCTGCCGAGGAACTCGGTGCGGGCGTGGTCGGCGGCGATCTGGTTCAGGCGGATTCCGTCGTGATCTCTGTCACGGTGCTCGGTGACCTCGCTGGGCAGCGCGCCGTCCTTCGCTCGGGCGCCCAGGCGGGCGACGTCGTCGCTGTCGCAGGCACGCTGGGTGCATCCGCCTGTGGTCTGGCCCTCTTCCTCGCGGAATCGACTCGGTTTCCCGGACTTCTCGCCGCTCACCGCGTACCGCACCCACCGTATGCAGCGGCGTGGACCGCCGCCGAGGCGGGCGCACACTCGATGACCGACATCTCCGACGGGCTACTCGCCGATCTCGGGCACATCGGCGCCGCGTCGGGAGTCGGGATGGCGCTCGCGCGGGACGACATCGCCGTGTCGCCGGACCTGGTGTCCGCAGCTGCGATCCTGGGGACCGACTACTGGGAGTGGGTACTGACCGGGGGAGAAGACCACGGTTTCGCCGCCACCTTCCCATCCGGCGTGCCACTACCCGAGGGCTGGGTTCGCATCGGAACGGTCCATGACGGGACGGGCATCACGGTCGACGGCCGGCGGTGGCCGGGGGCCTCCGGCTGGCAGAGTTTCTCGGTATAG
- a CDS encoding Lrp/AsnC ligand binding domain-containing protein: MQAFILIQTEVGRASAIAAQIAQITGVQSAQDVIGPYDVIARVSADDIAPVTQEIRRVPGITRTLTCDIPEKPKTI; encoded by the coding sequence GTGCAAGCGTTCATCCTGATCCAAACCGAGGTCGGACGAGCTTCGGCCATCGCGGCGCAGATCGCGCAGATCACCGGGGTGCAATCAGCGCAGGACGTGATCGGGCCGTACGACGTGATCGCGCGGGTCAGCGCCGACGACATCGCGCCGGTGACGCAGGAGATCCGCCGAGTCCCCGGTATCACCCGCACCCTCACCTGCGACATTCCCGAGAAGCCGAAGACGATCTGA
- a CDS encoding DUF3515 domain-containing protein, giving the protein MPERESHPTDAATDTEPVERRNPALIATAVALPVALVIGIVVAAVIAGRNPAKSPVSLGPVPAPAAASAECTALMAGLPDALGEYTRAELTPPAPAATAAWQPAEGEPLVLRCGLDRPAEFDQASSLQVINGVQWFEISGESAGIDASSWFTVDRGIYVGLTVPRGVGPTPLQEMSDAVSKVLPQKPLDPAPVPNP; this is encoded by the coding sequence ATGCCCGAACGTGAATCGCACCCGACCGACGCAGCTACCGATACCGAACCCGTCGAGCGGCGTAATCCTGCTCTCATCGCCACTGCGGTGGCGCTTCCGGTCGCGTTGGTGATCGGCATCGTCGTCGCCGCGGTCATTGCCGGGCGCAACCCTGCGAAATCCCCCGTGTCGCTGGGTCCGGTGCCCGCTCCCGCGGCTGCCTCCGCGGAGTGCACGGCGTTGATGGCCGGTCTCCCGGACGCATTGGGCGAGTACACGCGAGCCGAACTCACTCCACCGGCACCCGCGGCGACCGCGGCGTGGCAACCGGCCGAGGGTGAACCACTCGTTCTGCGATGCGGCCTCGATCGTCCGGCAGAGTTCGACCAGGCGTCGTCATTGCAGGTGATCAACGGGGTGCAGTGGTTCGAGATCTCCGGGGAGAGCGCAGGAATCGACGCGAGCAGCTGGTTCACCGTGGACCGCGGGATCTACGTGGGACTTACCGTTCCCCGGGGCGTCGGACCCACGCCGCTGCAGGAAATGTCGGATGCGGTGTCGAAGGTTCTGCCACAGAAGCCGCTGGACCCCGCACCCGTCCCCAATCCGTGA
- a CDS encoding D-alanine--D-alanine ligase family protein, translating into MSTPRTRVAVIFGGRSNEHSVSCVSAGSVLRNLDPERYEVVPIGITTEGSWVLGSTDPASLSIRGRSLPSVDAGGSALALTADPTRSGDLVALDDGEAGKILASVDVVFPVLHGAYGEDGTIQGLLELAGIPYVGPGVLASAAGMDKEFTKKLLAAEGLPIGFQVVLRPGTDNLTEEQKSRLDLPVFVKPARGGSSIGITRVADWAALDDAIAHAREHDPKVIVESGISGREVECGVLEFPDGEVRASVVAEIRMPAASGSDEAFYDFDSKYLDDVCEFDVPAKLDESVSEDIRALAVRAFAALDCQGLARVDFFVTEDGPVINEINTMPGFTSISMYPRMWGAIGVDYGTLVSTLVDTALARGTGLR; encoded by the coding sequence GTGAGCACACCGCGTACCCGGGTAGCCGTCATCTTCGGTGGCCGTAGCAACGAGCATTCCGTTTCCTGCGTCTCCGCCGGGAGCGTCCTGAGGAACCTCGACCCCGAACGGTACGAGGTGGTGCCGATCGGTATCACGACCGAAGGGTCGTGGGTTCTCGGCTCCACCGATCCCGCCTCCCTGTCCATCCGCGGCCGGTCGCTGCCCAGCGTCGATGCCGGGGGTTCCGCGTTGGCCCTGACGGCCGACCCCACCCGCTCGGGCGATCTCGTTGCTCTCGACGACGGTGAAGCAGGGAAGATCCTCGCCTCGGTGGACGTGGTATTCCCCGTCCTGCACGGCGCCTACGGCGAGGACGGCACGATCCAGGGTCTGCTCGAGCTCGCCGGAATTCCGTACGTCGGCCCGGGCGTCCTCGCGAGCGCTGCCGGAATGGACAAGGAGTTCACCAAGAAGTTGCTTGCGGCCGAGGGGTTGCCCATCGGATTTCAGGTGGTGCTGCGGCCGGGCACCGACAATCTCACCGAGGAGCAGAAGTCCCGCCTGGATCTGCCGGTGTTCGTGAAGCCCGCGCGAGGGGGCTCGTCCATCGGTATCACCCGGGTCGCCGACTGGGCCGCCCTCGACGATGCCATCGCCCACGCCCGTGAGCACGATCCCAAGGTGATCGTCGAATCGGGGATCAGTGGACGTGAGGTGGAGTGCGGGGTTCTCGAATTCCCGGACGGCGAAGTCCGGGCCAGCGTCGTCGCCGAGATCCGGATGCCGGCTGCGTCGGGCAGCGACGAGGCGTTCTACGACTTCGACAGCAAGTACCTCGATGATGTGTGCGAGTTCGATGTGCCCGCGAAACTCGACGAATCGGTGAGCGAAGACATTCGCGCTCTCGCGGTGCGCGCCTTCGCCGCCCTCGACTGCCAGGGTCTCGCGCGTGTCGACTTCTTCGTCACCGAAGACGGTCCGGTCATCAACGAGATCAACACCATGCCCGGGTTCACCTCGATCTCGATGTATCCGCGCATGTGGGGAGCGATCGGAGTCGACTACGGCACCCTCGTGTCCACCCTGGTCGATACTGCGCTCGCCCGGGGCACCGGGCTGCGCTAG
- a CDS encoding cystathionine gamma-lyase translates to MSGDSTRCVKAVAAEAHPGSPMQRGPVFAAPYQLSADEGTESDTYARASNPGWRDLESALAMLEGASGALVVGSGMSAVTVAVRTLLTAGDTVIVPADGYYQVRAYARERWEPLGITVHEVTTSDMASESTAALLASAEGTTVVVAETPANPSLDVVDLRALSRRCRDAGAVLVVDNTTATPLGQQPLELGADVVVASGTKALSGHSDLLMGYIAVSDAEFLAGMERERALSGTVLGPFETWLAHRSLGTAGLRFERQCANASAVADLVAAHPAAQRVRYPGLASDPSHAVASGQMRRFGGLVSFELGSAEQFHRFVAGSELLVSATSFGGLHTTADRRARWGDAVPDGFVRLSCGIEDTDDLLADVERALSGV, encoded by the coding sequence GTGAGCGGAGATTCCACCCGTTGTGTCAAAGCTGTTGCGGCAGAAGCGCATCCAGGGTCTCCGATGCAGCGGGGTCCGGTGTTTGCCGCCCCGTACCAGCTGAGCGCCGACGAAGGAACCGAGTCGGACACGTATGCCCGGGCATCGAATCCTGGCTGGCGCGATCTCGAATCGGCGCTCGCCATGCTCGAAGGCGCCTCCGGGGCACTGGTGGTCGGCTCCGGGATGTCTGCCGTCACCGTCGCAGTGCGCACTCTTCTCACGGCAGGGGACACGGTGATCGTTCCCGCGGACGGGTACTACCAAGTCCGTGCCTATGCGCGGGAGCGGTGGGAGCCGCTGGGCATCACCGTGCACGAAGTGACGACCTCGGACATGGCGAGCGAGAGCACCGCGGCGCTGTTGGCGTCGGCGGAAGGAACGACGGTTGTCGTCGCCGAAACTCCCGCCAACCCGTCCCTCGACGTCGTCGACCTACGCGCGCTGTCGCGGCGGTGCCGGGATGCCGGGGCCGTGCTCGTCGTCGACAACACGACGGCGACCCCACTCGGCCAGCAACCTCTGGAACTCGGCGCAGACGTCGTTGTTGCCAGTGGCACAAAGGCATTGAGTGGGCACAGCGACCTCCTCATGGGCTACATCGCGGTATCGGACGCCGAATTCCTCGCCGGGATGGAGCGGGAAAGAGCTTTGTCGGGAACGGTGCTCGGACCCTTCGAGACATGGCTTGCACACCGAAGTCTCGGAACTGCGGGGCTGCGTTTCGAGCGGCAGTGCGCCAACGCGTCGGCTGTCGCAGACCTTGTGGCCGCGCACCCCGCGGCGCAACGGGTGCGCTATCCGGGCCTGGCGAGTGATCCTTCCCACGCTGTCGCGTCGGGGCAGATGCGCCGATTCGGTGGACTGGTGAGTTTCGAACTCGGCTCCGCCGAGCAGTTCCATCGCTTCGTGGCAGGCAGTGAACTGCTCGTTTCGGCGACGAGCTTCGGTGGCCTCCACACCACGGCCGATCGCCGGGCGAGATGGGGAGATGCGGTTCCCGACGGGTTCGTACGACTGTCCTGCGGGATCGAGGACACCGACGATCTCCTTGCCGACGTCGAACGGGCACTGTCGGGAGTGTGA